Proteins encoded within one genomic window of Oryza glaberrima chromosome 12, OglaRS2, whole genome shotgun sequence:
- the LOC127756528 gene encoding pentatricopeptide repeat-containing protein At3g29230, giving the protein MSTAASSSASAVRPPPTWGAPSQRRLVEQHLASLPRGLPRAAHVRELHAQVLKQGLHLNPRAAARLVSAYALLRLLPSSRRVFDAIRDPHADAFLANTMLRAYALGGAPRDALAAFSAMPRRDSFTYSFLIKALSAAGVAPVRAVHSHVVKLGSVEDTFVGNALIDAYSKNGGFSDARKVFDEMPERDVVSWNTAMAAMVREGELAGARKLFDEMPEKDTVSWNTILDGYTKAGEVEAAFELFQRMPERNVVSWSTMVSGYCKKGDLEMARVIFDKMPSKNLVTWTIMVSACAQKGLVDEAGKLFAQMKEASVELDVAAVVSILAACAESGSLSLGKRIHRYVRKRNLGRSTHVCNALIDMFCKCGCVNRADYVFDTETVQKDSVSWNSIIGGFAMHGHGDKALELFAQMKQQGFNPDAVTMINVLSACTHMGFVDEGRRYFSNMERDYGIMPQIEHYGCMIDLLGRGGLIKEAVDLIKSMPWEPNEVIWGSLLSACRLHKNVEYAEIAVNELSKLQPSNAGNYAVLSNIYAEAGQWSDMAKARMQMKGTGSQKTAGSSWVELNETFHEFTVGDRKHQDSDQISEMVDRLSSHVKHVGCVPAGHELLVQ; this is encoded by the coding sequence ATGTCCacggccgcgtcgtcgtcggcatcggcggtccggccgccgccgacgtggggGGCGCCGTCGCAGAGGCGGCTGGTGGAGCAGCACCTGGCGTCGCTGCCGCGCGGCCTCCCGCGGGCCGCCCACGTGCGGGAGCTCCACGCGCAGGTGCTCAAGCAGGGCCTCCACCTCAacccgcgcgccgcggcgaggctggTGTCCGCCTacgcgctcctccgcctcctcccgtcctcccgccgcgtCTTCGACGCGATCCGGGACCCGCACGCCGACGCCTTCCTCGCCAACACCATGCTCCGCGCCTACGCGCTGGGGGGCGCGCCGCGCGACGCGCTCGCCGCGTTCTCCGCCATGCCGCGCAGGGACAGCTTCACCTACTCCTTCCTCATCAAGGCGCTCTCCGCCGCGGGCGTCGCCCCGGTCCGCGCGGTGCACTCGCACGTCGTCAAGCTCGGGTCCGTCGAGGACACCTTCGTCGGGAACGCGCTTATCGACGCCTACTCCAAGAACGGCGGGTTCTCGGACGCCcggaaggtgttcgacgaaatgccggaGCGGGATGTCGTGTCCTGGAACACGGCTATGGCGGCGATGGTGCGGGAGGGGGAGCTGGCTGGCGCGAGGAAGTTGTTTGACGAGATGCCAGAGAAGGACACGGTGAGCTGGAACACGATCCTGGATGGCTACACAAAGGCAGgtgaggtggaggcggcgttcGAGCTGTTTCAGCGCATGCCGGAGAGGAATGTCGTGTCGTGGTCGACGATGGTTTCTGGTTACTGCAAGAAGGGTGACCTGGAGATGGCTCGGGTGATCTTTGACAAGATGCCTAGCAAGAACTTGGTGACATGGACTATAATGGTCTCGGCATGTGCACAGAAAGGGCTTGTTGATGAGGCAGGTAAGTTGTTTGCTCAGATGAAGGAGGCTTCCGTGGAACTTGATGTTGCCGCGGTTGTGAGTATCCTGGCTGCGTGTGCAGAGTCAGGCTCTCTTTCACTTGGAAAGAGGATTCACCGATACGTGCGAAAGAGGAATCTAGGGAGATCAACCCATGTGTGCAATGCACTGATTGACATGTTTTGCAAATGTGGGTGTGTGAACCGAGCGGATTATGTCTTTGACACTGAGACTGTTCAGAAGGATTCGGTGTCATGGAACAGCATCATTGGAGGTTTTGCAATGCATGGGCATGGAGACAAGGCACTGGAGCTCTTTGCTCAAATGAAGCAACAGGGATTTAACCCTGATGCTGTGACAATGATCAATGTTCTTAGTGCATGCACACACATGGGGTTTGTGGATGAGGGCCGCCGGTATTTCTCCAACATGGAGAGGGATTATGGCATCATGCCTCAGATAGAGCATTACGGTTGTATGATCGACCTTCTTGGCCGTGGAGGGCTCATCAAGGAAGCTGTCGACCTCATCAAAAGCATGCCTTGGGAGCCTAATGAGGTTATATGGGGATCCCTTCTCAGTGCATGCCGACTGCATAAGAATGTGGAGTATGCAGAAATAGCAGTGAACGAGTTGAGCAAGCTGCAGCCGTCGAATGCAGGGAACTATGCTGTCCTCTCGAACATCTATGCTGAGGCTGGGCAGTGGAGTGACATGGCAAAGGCAAGGATGCAGATGAAAGGAACTGGGTCGCAGAAAACAGCAGGATCAAGCTGGGTCGAACTCAATGAGACGTTCCATGAGTTCACCGTGGGGGATAGAAAGCACCAAGATTCAGACCAGATATCTGAGATGGTTGACAGATTGAGCTCGCATGTTAAGCATGTTGGCTGTGTTCCAGCAGGCCATGAGCTGCTTGTGCAGTGA